A DNA window from Acidobacteriota bacterium contains the following coding sequences:
- a CDS encoding uracil-DNA glycosylase family protein, producing MTRRRDRLQDLLKEVRACRICKGLPLGPRPILEAGKTAGALIIGQAPGTRVHETGIPWNDPSGDRLREWLQIDREAFYDPRRYAIVPMGFCYPGKGKSGDLPPREECAPQWHERILAELPQVGLKLLIGRYAQSYYLAETQKKTLTETVRNWRDHPKDVVALPHPSPRNNLWLRRNPWFETEVLPLLRRRHRACLRKSRETG from the coding sequence GTGACACGCCGTCGCGACCGCTTGCAGGACCTGCTGAAGGAAGTTCGTGCGTGTCGCATCTGCAAGGGTCTCCCGCTGGGTCCGCGACCGATCCTCGAAGCCGGAAAGACCGCCGGCGCCCTGATCATCGGTCAGGCCCCGGGCACCCGAGTCCACGAGACCGGCATCCCCTGGAACGATCCCAGCGGAGATCGACTGCGAGAGTGGCTGCAGATTGATCGCGAGGCGTTCTACGACCCGCGTCGCTACGCCATCGTCCCGATGGGGTTCTGTTACCCCGGCAAGGGAAAATCCGGTGACCTGCCTCCGCGGGAGGAGTGTGCCCCGCAGTGGCACGAGCGCATTCTGGCGGAGTTACCGCAGGTGGGCCTCAAGCTGCTGATCGGTCGCTACGCGCAGAGCTACTACCTTGCAGAGACGCAGAAGAAGACGTTGACCGAGACGGTTCGAAATTGGCGGGATCACCCGAAGGATGTTGTCGCGCTGCCCCACCCGAGTCCGCGGAACAACCTCTGGCTGCGACGAAACCCGTGGTTCGAAACGGAGGTGCTACCCCTTCTTCGAAGACGTCACAGGGCCTGTTTACGGAAGAGTCGCGAGACCGGATAG
- the rpsU gene encoding 30S ribosomal protein S21 gives MPLIKVREEESLENALKRFKRKCEKSGILTEIKKRQHYEKPSVRKKRKALAARKKLLKRLAQERKMNG, from the coding sequence ATGCCGCTGATCAAGGTTCGCGAGGAAGAATCCCTCGAGAATGCCTTGAAGCGTTTCAAGCGGAAGTGCGAGAAATCCGGAATTCTGACGGAAATTAAAAAGCGTCAGCATTACGAGAAGCCTTCGGTCCGCAAGAAGCGAAAAGCGCTCGCCGCACGCAAGAAGCTTCTGAAGCGTCTCGCGCAAGAACGCAAAATGAACGGTTGA
- a CDS encoding multicopper oxidase domain-containing protein produces MRVHPAFARRFSTAALLAAAAMWVWTPTTAQVTTFIPADRDNSLYELASGTASNALGENIYTGRTNSGFLRRGVIRFDIGAQVPAGATIEYVSLTMNVSKIRQAASATTSLHRVLMDWGEGTSMAGEFGGTGSGATPGDATWDHTFYDTDFWTLAGGDYVSLASASIPVELNGSYTWPTHINLVQDVQFWLDTPANNFGWIIIGNEASNGTSKRFDSRENLNGSNRPLLEVRYTVSSNIGACCAPGGCVVTSDTNCASMSGTYQGNGTTCTPDPCISSMGACCNSDGTCDERTETDCTNVGGVYQGDSSTCALAECPIELTPFVEALPIPVVATPTSGSSGGIAAYDMSMVEFQHQFHPSLPATTVWGWNDGVSGPSLPGPTVEGASGDAITVRWINDLREISNNLLRTDHYLAVDTDCIHGAENTAKTVVHLHGAHTEAEFDGYPEDTFTPGNFDTYVYGNDQLAGTLWYHDHALGITRLNVYMGLVGLYILRDPVETALNLPNGEYEIPLAIFDRKFNPDGTYDYPAMWMDHVFGDKLIVNGKVSPFLNVKQGKYRFRILNGAGSRTLSLSLNPPSGSLDFTVIGVEGGLLEAPVPGVSSLTLGPAERSDLIIDFAGYNAGDEIIMANGAPAPFPNGSLDGAVDVMKFVVTADVGDTDAIPTTLRTMERLQEGDAVLSRDFRLARGANNACGRSPWTINDLGWDDITEYPQLGSTEIWRFVNDSGISHPMHMHLVNFQILDRDTFTLGVGDEVIPGGNPQPPLPEEDGWKDTAMVGPGEILRVIARFEDFKGKFAYHCHILEHEDHDMMRQFETVLCGDTEIDTNESCDDGGTVDWDGCTSACDTEQYLALDGTTLLGGQTVSVDVDGVTVSVTTSSGQSAAQIVAGLAASINSDPTLQPLGVTAFVIGNQLLVNAELTNVVVVVGISVSRELLVFSNALWWSSTGGVGSVDVATGDLSLLDGGYPGASCLGNNLPGDTLADAAAPPVGSGYWYLVRDQPGGSWGSAARDADITTCP; encoded by the coding sequence TTGAGAGTTCATCCAGCCTTCGCTCGTCGATTCTCGACCGCAGCATTGCTGGCGGCGGCGGCGATGTGGGTCTGGACACCTACCACCGCCCAGGTCACGACGTTCATCCCCGCCGACCGCGACAACTCCCTCTACGAGTTGGCGTCCGGTACGGCCAGCAACGCCCTCGGTGAGAACATCTATACCGGTCGCACCAACTCCGGTTTTCTCCGTCGCGGCGTGATCCGTTTCGACATCGGCGCTCAGGTCCCTGCCGGCGCCACCATCGAATACGTCTCGTTGACGATGAACGTCTCGAAGATCAGGCAAGCCGCCAGTGCCACGACCTCGCTTCATCGCGTCTTGATGGACTGGGGCGAGGGCACGTCGATGGCCGGCGAATTCGGCGGAACCGGTTCCGGAGCGACGCCCGGTGATGCCACCTGGGATCACACGTTCTACGACACCGACTTCTGGACCCTGGCGGGTGGCGACTACGTCTCGCTGGCGTCGGCGTCGATTCCGGTCGAATTGAACGGATCGTACACCTGGCCCACCCATATCAACCTGGTCCAGGATGTCCAGTTCTGGCTCGATACGCCGGCCAACAATTTCGGCTGGATCATCATCGGGAACGAAGCCTCGAACGGGACGTCCAAACGATTCGACAGCCGAGAGAATTTGAACGGCTCCAACCGTCCGCTCCTCGAGGTTCGCTACACGGTGTCGTCCAACATCGGCGCCTGCTGCGCCCCGGGCGGGTGCGTGGTGACCAGCGACACCAACTGTGCCTCCATGAGTGGCACGTACCAGGGGAACGGCACGACCTGCACACCGGACCCGTGCATTTCCTCCATGGGGGCTTGCTGTAATTCCGACGGCACCTGTGACGAGCGGACCGAGACCGACTGCACCAACGTGGGCGGGGTCTACCAGGGCGACTCGTCGACCTGTGCGCTGGCCGAGTGCCCCATCGAGCTGACCCCGTTCGTGGAGGCGTTGCCGATACCGGTCGTGGCGACGCCGACCTCCGGCTCGTCAGGTGGGATCGCGGCCTACGACATGAGCATGGTCGAGTTCCAGCATCAGTTCCATCCGTCGCTCCCGGCGACGACCGTCTGGGGCTGGAACGACGGAGTCAGCGGACCCTCGCTGCCCGGGCCCACGGTGGAGGGTGCCTCGGGCGACGCGATCACCGTGCGCTGGATCAATGATCTCCGAGAGATCAGCAACAATCTGCTGCGGACCGATCACTACCTGGCGGTGGATACCGATTGCATCCACGGTGCCGAGAACACGGCGAAGACGGTGGTGCATCTTCATGGGGCCCACACCGAGGCCGAGTTCGACGGTTACCCCGAAGATACGTTCACGCCGGGGAACTTCGACACCTACGTTTATGGCAACGATCAGCTGGCAGGAACCCTCTGGTACCACGACCACGCGCTAGGGATTACGCGTCTGAACGTCTACATGGGTCTTGTCGGTCTGTACATCTTGCGAGACCCCGTCGAGACGGCCCTCAACTTGCCCAACGGCGAGTACGAGATTCCGTTGGCGATCTTCGATCGCAAGTTCAACCCCGACGGAACCTACGACTATCCCGCCATGTGGATGGACCACGTCTTCGGCGACAAGTTGATCGTCAACGGCAAGGTCTCCCCATTCCTGAACGTCAAACAGGGCAAGTACCGATTCCGCATCCTCAACGGCGCGGGTTCACGCACCCTCTCGTTGTCCCTCAATCCACCGAGTGGATCTCTCGACTTCACGGTCATCGGGGTGGAGGGCGGTCTGCTCGAGGCACCGGTGCCCGGTGTGTCGTCGTTGACGCTGGGGCCCGCAGAGCGATCGGACCTGATCATCGACTTCGCGGGCTACAACGCAGGCGACGAGATCATCATGGCCAACGGTGCGCCGGCGCCATTTCCCAACGGAAGCCTCGACGGCGCAGTCGATGTCATGAAGTTTGTCGTGACAGCCGACGTGGGAGACACCGACGCGATCCCCACCACGCTACGCACGATGGAACGTTTGCAAGAGGGCGACGCGGTTCTCTCGCGTGACTTCCGTCTGGCACGTGGCGCCAACAATGCCTGTGGACGCTCGCCGTGGACCATCAACGATCTTGGCTGGGACGACATCACCGAGTATCCACAGTTGGGGTCGACGGAGATCTGGCGCTTCGTCAACGACTCGGGCATCTCGCATCCGATGCACATGCATCTCGTCAATTTCCAGATCCTCGACCGCGACACCTTCACGCTGGGAGTTGGAGACGAGGTGATTCCCGGTGGCAATCCTCAGCCACCGCTTCCGGAAGAAGACGGTTGGAAGGACACGGCGATGGTCGGCCCCGGCGAGATCCTTCGCGTGATCGCACGCTTTGAGGACTTCAAGGGCAAGTTTGCCTACCACTGTCACATCCTCGAACACGAAGATCACGACATGATGCGTCAGTTCGAGACGGTGCTCTGCGGCGATACCGAAATCGATACCAACGAGAGTTGCGATGACGGCGGCACCGTGGATTGGGACGGCTGCACGTCGGCCTGCGACACGGAGCAGTATCTGGCTCTCGATGGCACCACGTTGCTCGGCGGTCAGACGGTTTCCGTCGATGTCGACGGCGTCACCGTGTCGGTCACGACATCGTCCGGCCAATCCGCCGCACAGATCGTTGCGGGTCTGGCGGCGTCGATCAATAGCGATCCCACACTTCAACCCCTCGGGGTCACGGCATTCGTGATCGGCAACCAACTGCTGGTTAACGCCGAGTTGACCAACGTCGTCGTCGTCGTCGGGATCAGCGTCAGCCGCGAACTCCTCGTCTTCTCCAACGCACTCTGGTGGAGTTCAACGGGGGGTGTCGGTAGTGTCGATGTCGCGACGGGGGATCTGTCGTTACTGGATGGAGGCTACCCGGGTGCCAGTTGCCTCGGCAACAACCTGCCGGGCGATACACTCGCCGACGCGGCGGCACCGCCGGTGGGCAGCGGCTACTGGTATCTGGTTCGCGACCAACCGGGCGGTAGCTGGGGAAGCGCGGCGCGTGATGCGGACATCACGACCTGCCCCTAG
- a CDS encoding sterol desaturase family protein: MPIYAQYYVWLIGTSLFCLLLERIVPWRREQTLLRPGLFQDLFWLVFNGHYLGMIFAIFTGRLFLAWHDALLALGWPLPESLQLVSGWPLWLQFITLLVVKDFVEWNIHRLLHNVPWLWELHKLHHSLRQLDWIGNFRFHWGEIIVYKTLSYLPLVVLGVDWRVMLAIGVLWTLMLDINHANLPISWGPLRYVLNSPKMHVWHHDVELHGKGGQNFGQVLSVWDWLFGTVYWPDDQERPVQFGFAGQESYPESLLGRLFYPVSRLFRKQAL; encoded by the coding sequence ATGCCGATCTACGCGCAGTACTACGTCTGGCTCATCGGGACCTCGCTGTTCTGTCTGCTGCTGGAACGGATCGTGCCCTGGCGGCGCGAGCAGACGCTGCTACGGCCGGGACTGTTTCAGGATCTGTTCTGGCTGGTCTTCAACGGCCACTACCTGGGAATGATTTTCGCCATTTTCACGGGGCGACTCTTCCTGGCCTGGCACGACGCGTTGCTGGCGCTCGGGTGGCCCCTGCCGGAATCGCTACAGCTCGTCTCGGGGTGGCCGTTGTGGCTCCAGTTCATCACGCTGCTGGTGGTCAAGGACTTCGTCGAGTGGAACATCCATCGGCTCCTGCACAACGTGCCGTGGCTCTGGGAACTACACAAACTTCATCACAGCTTGCGGCAGCTGGACTGGATCGGGAACTTCCGTTTTCATTGGGGCGAGATCATTGTCTACAAGACCCTGTCCTATCTTCCGCTGGTGGTGCTCGGTGTCGATTGGCGGGTGATGTTGGCGATCGGTGTGTTGTGGACGCTGATGTTGGATATCAATCACGCCAACTTACCGATCTCGTGGGGCCCACTGCGTTACGTGCTGAACTCCCCGAAGATGCATGTGTGGCATCACGACGTCGAACTTCACGGCAAGGGCGGCCAGAACTTCGGCCAGGTTCTCAGCGTCTGGGACTGGCTCTTCGGAACCGTCTACTGGCCCGACGATCAGGAGCGGCCGGTGCAGTTCGGTTTTGCCGGGCAGGAGAGTTATCCCGAGAGTCTGCTGGGGCGTCTGTTCTATCCGGTCTCGCGACTCTTCCGTAAACAGGCCCTGTGA
- the larB gene encoding nickel pincer cofactor biosynthesis protein LarB — translation MEQETTRSILAALRRGELSIDDAEQRLAAPATRDLGFANVDLDRAARCGFPEVVYGPGKTIDQIVDIAQALIDAGQLALVTRLTAERYELLRDRLPRAVYHETARALVVGSPSQEKTTESTGGVVVVCAGTSDLPVAEEAALTAELFGCLVQRIADVGVAGLHRLLAHTARLRSATVIVAVAGMEGALPSVVAGMTANPVIAVPTSVGYGTGAGGQVALMAMLNSCAAGLTVVNIDNGFGAGYAAGMIDRLARQAS, via the coding sequence ATGGAACAAGAGACCACGCGATCGATCCTTGCGGCGCTGCGTCGTGGCGAACTCTCGATCGACGATGCCGAACAGCGACTGGCCGCACCGGCAACCCGCGATCTCGGGTTCGCCAACGTCGATCTCGATCGTGCCGCTCGGTGCGGTTTTCCGGAAGTCGTCTACGGCCCCGGCAAGACCATCGATCAGATCGTCGACATCGCCCAGGCATTGATCGACGCCGGGCAGCTGGCTCTGGTCACGCGTTTGACCGCAGAGCGTTATGAGCTGTTGCGGGATCGATTGCCCCGCGCTGTCTATCACGAGACCGCTCGCGCCCTGGTCGTGGGATCTCCGTCACAGGAGAAGACGACCGAGTCCACCGGAGGGGTCGTGGTGGTCTGTGCCGGAACGTCCGACCTTCCCGTCGCCGAGGAGGCCGCACTCACGGCAGAGCTATTCGGCTGTCTCGTTCAGCGGATCGCCGATGTCGGGGTCGCCGGCCTTCATCGACTGCTGGCCCACACCGCTCGACTAAGGTCGGCCACGGTCATCGTGGCGGTCGCCGGGATGGAAGGCGCGCTCCCGTCGGTGGTCGCCGGCATGACCGCGAACCCCGTCATCGCCGTGCCGACCAGTGTTGGCTATGGGACCGGTGCCGGGGGGCAGGTGGCCCTGATGGCGATGCTGAACTCCTGCGCCGCCGGTTTGACCGTGGTCAATATCGACAATGGATTTGGCGCCGGGTATGCCGCGGGAATGATCGATCGGTTGGCGCGGCAGGCCTCGTGA
- a CDS encoding HU family DNA-binding protein, protein MNKATLIEKMSLDAGITKTAAATAVDSMLDGITSALKKNQRVTLVGFGTWGVSKRKARTGRNPQTGETIQIKAKKAVRFKAGKTLEDSLNRKR, encoded by the coding sequence ATGAACAAGGCCACGCTGATAGAGAAGATGTCGCTTGATGCCGGGATCACCAAGACCGCTGCCGCAACGGCCGTGGACAGCATGCTCGACGGCATCACGTCGGCGCTGAAAAAAAATCAACGCGTCACGCTGGTAGGCTTCGGCACCTGGGGTGTCAGCAAGCGTAAGGCGCGTACCGGTCGCAACCCGCAGACGGGTGAGACCATACAGATCAAGGCCAAGAAGGCCGTCCGTTTCAAAGCGGGCAAGACTCTTGAGGATTCGCTTAACCGTAAGCGCTAG
- a CDS encoding acetyl-CoA carboxylase biotin carboxyl carrier protein subunit gives MKIKAQVGDHLHEVDIARENGKYRVDVEGTVLLVDAQPLEADFYTIVTEGRSYEVSVEARDDAYLVRHGADEKTVRFADPSRAGREAKFGTDGPQKLLSQMPGKVVRVLVGVGDQVEAEQGILVIEAMKMENEIVAPRAGTITTIDVEPGQAVETGTLLAIIE, from the coding sequence ATGAAGATCAAGGCCCAGGTCGGCGACCATCTCCACGAGGTGGATATCGCCCGCGAGAACGGTAAGTATCGGGTTGACGTGGAAGGCACCGTCCTGCTTGTCGACGCGCAGCCACTGGAAGCGGACTTCTACACCATCGTCACCGAAGGTCGTTCGTACGAGGTCTCCGTCGAGGCCCGGGACGACGCCTACCTCGTGCGACACGGTGCCGACGAGAAGACCGTGCGTTTCGCCGATCCCTCTCGCGCCGGACGCGAGGCCAAGTTCGGCACTGACGGTCCGCAGAAGTTGCTCAGTCAGATGCCCGGCAAGGTCGTTCGGGTGCTCGTGGGCGTCGGTGACCAGGTCGAAGCCGAGCAGGGCATCCTCGTCATCGAGGCGATGAAAATGGAGAACGAGATCGTCGCCCCCAGGGCAGGCACGATCACCACCATCGATGTCGAACCGGGTCAGGCCGTCGAGACCGGCACCCTACTCGCGATCATCGAGTAG
- a CDS encoding DNRLRE domain-containing protein yields the protein MNELTSTHTRMTVRCLLLAAVFLMTSGVELPARDMATVPGRTITVRIPVDADATLIETTDGRLANGSGSSIFVGRTQQPSDSRRRSLLRFDVASEIPRRAIIEDATLILNVLPGTAPAIDVRVFRVLRPWTEGPAISSGGNGALAMPGDVTWIHRSYDIATWRRPGGVFVRRASAAQTIAGPGLYEWRKTVRRPRAASLQDDVQFWLSVPERNFGWILIGGEGQPRTAKKITSREGSDADARPMLEIRYRMPLPGLQRPL from the coding sequence ATGAATGAACTAACTTCCACACACACACGAATGACCGTCCGGTGTCTCCTACTGGCGGCGGTCTTTCTGATGACAAGCGGCGTCGAGTTGCCCGCGCGGGACATGGCGACGGTCCCGGGTCGAACGATCACGGTTCGGATCCCCGTAGACGCCGACGCGACGCTGATCGAGACCACCGACGGACGATTGGCAAACGGTTCGGGCTCGTCGATCTTTGTCGGTAGAACGCAACAGCCGAGCGATTCTCGACGACGAAGCCTCCTGCGATTTGACGTCGCGTCTGAAATACCTCGTCGGGCCATCATCGAGGACGCCACCCTCATCCTTAATGTCCTCCCGGGAACCGCACCGGCGATCGACGTCCGGGTCTTCCGTGTCTTGCGACCCTGGACCGAAGGTCCGGCCATCAGCAGTGGAGGGAACGGCGCGCTCGCGATGCCCGGTGACGTGACGTGGATTCACCGAAGCTATGACATCGCCACCTGGCGACGCCCCGGTGGAGTGTTTGTCCGTCGCGCCAGCGCGGCGCAGACCATCGCAGGACCCGGTCTCTACGAGTGGAGAAAGACGGTCCGTCGCCCCCGAGCCGCGTCTCTGCAAGACGATGTTCAGTTCTGGCTTAGTGTGCCCGAACGGAACTTCGGCTGGATTCTCATCGGTGGTGAGGGTCAGCCACGCACGGCCAAGAAGATCACCAGTCGCGAGGGATCCGACGCGGATGCCCGCCCGATGCTGGAAATCCGGTATCGAATGCCGCTGCCTGGGTTGCAGCGGCCCCTGTAG
- a CDS encoding PilZ domain-containing protein, with protein sequence MSEDPAERRAHPRIAKEIVAECAPQSGGVVARMMTRNLSLGGLFCTSAAHFPEMTQVAIRLMLPVKQSGNGETEALEVDAVVVRSEPLPDSPTSGEPRYELGLFFTNLSDTGREQLQRYLS encoded by the coding sequence ATGTCCGAAGATCCAGCAGAACGCCGCGCCCATCCTCGAATCGCCAAAGAAATCGTGGCCGAGTGTGCCCCCCAATCGGGTGGGGTCGTCGCCCGCATGATGACGCGAAATCTCTCTCTTGGCGGTCTTTTTTGCACATCCGCCGCCCACTTCCCCGAGATGACCCAGGTGGCCATTCGTCTCATGTTGCCGGTCAAGCAGAGCGGCAATGGTGAGACCGAGGCACTGGAAGTCGACGCGGTCGTCGTACGCTCGGAACCACTGCCCGATTCGCCGACATCCGGCGAGCCACGTTACGAGCTTGGACTGTTCTTCACCAACCTCAGCGACACCGGACGCGAGCAGTTACAGCGCTACCTGAGTTGA
- a CDS encoding class I SAM-dependent methyltransferase, which yields MDNKRRFYPEVRFGGFTDIDGTVAFYNRIHALLDPAMVVLDVGCGRGAFDEDDVPLRRDLRILKGKVSRVVGIDVDPDASDNPFLDDFRLIEGATWPVESDSIDLIVCDYVLEHIPDPGQLFGEVRRVLKDGGYLCIRTSNRWSYIAIAARLIPNRYHSKVTSTVQEDRKEEDVFPTVYRCNTRGKLRKLMTSVGFECVVYGYESEPSYLAFSTIAYFFGVIHQRLAPAFIRPSLVAFGKITKSAD from the coding sequence ATGGACAACAAACGACGATTCTATCCGGAAGTCAGGTTCGGCGGTTTCACCGACATCGACGGCACGGTGGCGTTCTACAACAGAATCCATGCGTTGCTGGACCCGGCGATGGTCGTCCTGGATGTCGGCTGTGGTCGGGGAGCCTTCGACGAGGACGACGTACCGCTTCGGCGAGATCTCAGGATCCTCAAGGGTAAGGTCTCCCGAGTGGTTGGGATTGATGTCGACCCGGACGCCAGCGACAACCCATTCCTGGACGACTTCCGTCTGATCGAGGGCGCGACCTGGCCGGTCGAAAGCGACTCCATCGATCTCATCGTCTGCGACTACGTTCTGGAGCACATCCCCGATCCGGGACAGCTGTTCGGAGAAGTCCGGCGAGTTCTGAAGGACGGCGGGTATCTGTGTATCCGAACGTCGAATCGCTGGAGCTATATCGCCATCGCGGCGCGACTGATCCCCAACCGTTACCACTCGAAGGTCACGTCCACCGTCCAGGAAGACCGGAAGGAAGAGGACGTATTCCCGACCGTCTACCGCTGCAACACCCGGGGAAAGCTACGCAAGCTGATGACGAGTGTCGGATTCGAGTGTGTCGTGTATGGCTACGAGTCCGAGCCGTCGTATCTGGCGTTCTCGACGATCGCTTACTTCTTCGGTGTCATCCACCAGCGACTGGCACCGGCGTTCATCCGACCGTCGCTGGTGGCATTCGGGAAGATCACGAAGTCCGCCGACTGA
- a CDS encoding thrombospondin type 3 repeat-containing protein, with protein MRWNHIHVRGILVWIAVSFQAVVCLAQDGSTHAVVISSGAQSEASAGQYRSGSLVIGQTTIGESQGGQFDTGAGFVNLQVFDGSAPNLPSVADGIGGDIDISYDPSQLCYEWDAVDPQSAVYGAQLDIGTTPGGTDVLEAMVLGEDSVCVVGPFAGCQTYFGTIRARNGARLLSAALTTDGVYLDDLVDIDNDNLGNACDPDDDNDGILDGVDACPCDPFNDVDGDGICADDPQCGLPTDNCPVVSNPSQYDSDMDGTGDACQSSCSLLVTPNGLGDCPTIQACIDQGKTCDIVLAAGVYDERVLINRGVTLRPAGAPGSATLTNTSPGATLIIDSGDATPVVLRDLDVTGSDTAIQSLTSWIGRGLLVRDVVTGLGMSNPGLDPVHVTLVESQIQDTGTAIVSSKTDVEIDRSQILRSSVRGLSFTDGALTVTSSLIDEAATECFDLNGTVSTLVSGSTVVECGIGIFANGTGRTTVQSSILNGHLQDITGVSCLNVSVSGLQTSCCLGSNLCLAPQFVNATQGDYRLSPMSPLIEVGIPANGYGGSPKFDLQGFPRLLDSDHDGFAIAEMGAYESFIPSLNRPGPVFGVQFQSATLMTWSPELQAQTYRVYARSLTGLTFFTDPACLTEEPLASVVLADVPLPGEGFFFLVSSVDALNQEGTVGFGTFAERSAIQSCP; from the coding sequence TTGAGATGGAACCATATCCATGTCCGGGGGATCCTTGTCTGGATCGCCGTCAGTTTCCAGGCCGTGGTCTGCCTGGCCCAGGACGGGTCTACCCACGCGGTCGTCATCAGCTCCGGGGCCCAATCCGAGGCCTCGGCCGGCCAGTATCGCAGCGGGTCGCTGGTGATCGGCCAGACCACCATCGGCGAGAGTCAGGGTGGCCAGTTCGACACCGGCGCCGGTTTCGTGAATCTGCAGGTCTTCGACGGTAGCGCCCCGAACCTGCCGTCGGTGGCCGACGGAATCGGCGGAGACATCGACATCTCGTACGATCCCAGTCAACTCTGCTACGAGTGGGATGCCGTCGACCCCCAGTCGGCGGTCTACGGGGCTCAGCTCGATATCGGAACCACACCGGGCGGAACGGATGTCCTCGAGGCGATGGTCCTCGGCGAAGACTCCGTCTGCGTCGTCGGACCCTTCGCGGGATGCCAGACCTATTTCGGGACGATCCGCGCCCGAAACGGCGCCCGTCTTCTCAGTGCCGCGCTGACCACCGACGGCGTCTACCTGGACGATCTGGTTGACATCGACAATGACAATCTCGGCAACGCGTGTGACCCCGACGACGACAACGACGGAATCCTCGACGGTGTCGATGCCTGCCCGTGCGATCCGTTCAACGACGTGGACGGCGACGGGATCTGCGCCGACGACCCCCAGTGCGGTTTGCCGACGGACAACTGTCCGGTTGTTTCCAACCCGAGTCAGTACGATAGCGACATGGATGGTACCGGCGATGCGTGTCAGTCGTCGTGTTCGCTTCTGGTGACGCCCAACGGGCTCGGTGATTGCCCGACGATTCAGGCGTGCATCGATCAGGGCAAGACCTGCGACATCGTGCTGGCGGCCGGAGTCTACGACGAGCGGGTGCTCATCAACCGCGGCGTGACCCTTCGCCCGGCGGGTGCGCCCGGCTCGGCGACGCTCACGAACACATCGCCCGGCGCGACGTTGATCATCGATTCGGGCGACGCGACCCCCGTGGTCCTGAGAGACCTGGACGTGACCGGGAGTGACACGGCGATCCAATCGTTGACCTCGTGGATCGGGCGCGGCCTGCTGGTTCGCGACGTGGTCACCGGTCTGGGAATGAGCAACCCTGGCCTCGATCCGGTCCACGTAACGCTTGTCGAGTCGCAGATTCAGGACACCGGCACGGCAATCGTGAGCAGCAAAACGGATGTTGAGATCGATCGGAGTCAAATCCTCCGATCGTCGGTTCGCGGCCTGTCGTTTACCGACGGCGCGCTAACGGTGACGAGTTCATTGATCGACGAGGCGGCCACCGAGTGTTTCGATCTGAACGGCACCGTTAGTACGCTAGTGTCCGGGTCGACCGTCGTCGAATGTGGGATCGGGATCTTCGCGAATGGTACCGGTCGAACGACCGTCCAGAGTTCGATCCTCAACGGACACCTCCAGGACATCACGGGAGTGTCGTGTCTCAACGTCAGTGTCTCCGGTCTTCAGACCAGCTGTTGCCTCGGAAGCAATCTTTGTCTGGCCCCGCAGTTCGTCAATGCGACTCAGGGCGACTATCGACTGTCCCCGATGTCACCGCTGATTGAGGTGGGCATTCCCGCCAACGGTTACGGTGGCTCTCCGAAGTTCGATCTGCAAGGGTTTCCGCGATTGCTCGATAGTGATCACGACGGCTTCGCCATCGCGGAGATGGGTGCCTACGAGAGCTTCATCCCATCGCTCAATCGGCCAGGTCCGGTGTTCGGGGTGCAGTTCCAGTCGGCCACGCTGATGACATGGAGCCCCGAATTGCAGGCACAGACCTACCGTGTCTACGCGCGTAGCCTGACCGGCTTGACGTTCTTTACTGACCCGGCATGTCTGACGGAGGAACCACTGGCGTCCGTGGTCCTCGCCGACGTACCGTTGCCAGGAGAGGGTTTCTTCTTCCTGGTCTCTTCCGTAGACGCCTTGAACCAAGAAGGGACCGTGGGATTCGGGACCTTCGCCGAGCGGTCGGCGATTCAGAGCTGTCCGTAG